In a genomic window of Myotis daubentonii chromosome X, mMyoDau2.1, whole genome shotgun sequence:
- the LOC132225003 gene encoding huntingtin-interacting protein M-like, with amino-acid sequence MSQNQSPANSTKTPDHDLTAELQSPLTYVDRLLQNNQQNQDQSSGANDLVMVMLDSLTDYIVEMVGMEVNNQRAASAASAPSAPSVRSAPTAQPEAERAANSHEVPPRYRDAAFTLFDPKRASRRG; translated from the coding sequence ATGTCACAAAATCAAAGCCCTGCGAACTCCACCAAGACTCCAGACCACGATTTAACCGCCGAGTTGCAGTCTCCTTTGACCTACGTGGATCGCCTTCTTCAAAACAATCAACAGAATCAAGATCAAAGTTCCGGCGCAAATGACTTGGTTATGGTCATGCTCGACTCCCTGACGGACTACATCGTGGAGATGGTGGGCATGGAGGTCAACAACCAACGTGCGGCAAGTGCTGCAAGTGCTCCAAGTGCGCCAAGTGTGCGGAGCGCGCCGACTGCCCAGCCAGAGGCGGAGAGGGCAGCCAACAGCCATGAAGTGCCGCCGCGCTACCGTGATGCAGCCTTCACTCTGTTCGACCCAAAGCGTGCATCTAGAAGAGGCTGA